In one Lolium rigidum isolate FL_2022 chromosome 3, APGP_CSIRO_Lrig_0.1, whole genome shotgun sequence genomic region, the following are encoded:
- the LOC124699436 gene encoding rhamnogalacturonan I rhamnosyltransferase 1-like — MARSRPRVWLVAGCAALLLWASVAQLVAVGRLLVLFGLAGGAPAPSPPPSSLPPPPPRIYKSNGYLKISCNGGLNQMRSEICDMVAVARLLNLTMVVPELDKRSFWADQSNFGDIFDVRHFITSLRDEVRIVKRLPKKFGPTDSSIILEMPPVSWSDEKYYLHQILPLFSKYRVIHFNKTDARLANNGISTELQLVRCRVNFHALKFTPQIEALGNKLVQKLGSKGSFVALHLRYEMDMLAFSGCNHGLNPEEAEELKRMRYAYPWWREKEIDSKAKRSEGLCPLTPEETSLVLKALGFQKDTLVYIAAGEIYGGEKRLEPLRAAFPKLVRKEMLLDSEALRQFQNHSSQMAALDFIVSTSSDVFLPTYDGNMAKLVEGHRRFLGFRRSVLLDRRKLVELIDLYNSKTISWENFTSSVQEVDRGRVVQPSCRRKLENKPKEEDYFYANPHECLANSSQCSGTKDIVTVR, encoded by the exons ATGGCGCGGTCCAGGCCTAGGGTTTGGCTCGTGGCGGGCTGCGCGGCCCTGCTGCTGTGGGCCTCCGTCGCTCAGCTCGTCGCCGTAGGACGCCTCCTCGTCCTGTTCGGCCTCGCCGGCGGTGCGCccgcgccctcgccgccgccttcatcgCTTCCGCCCCCGCCCCCAA GAATCTACAAAAGCAATGGTTATCTGAAGATATCTTGCAACGGTGGTCTTAATCAGATGCGTTCGGAG ATATGTGACATGGTGGCAGTTGCACGTTTGCTGAACCTCACGATGGTTGTTCCAGAACTTGACAAGAGATCATTCTGGGCTGATCAGAG CAATTTTGGAGACATATTTGATGTGAGGCATTTCATTACCTCGTTAAGAGATGAAGTGCGCATTGTTAAACGACTGCCGAAGAAGTTCGGTCCAACGGATTCAAGCATTATACTTGAGATGCCACCTGTGAGTTGGTCAGATGAGAAATATTATTTGCATCAG ATCTTACCACTCTTCAGCAAATATAGAGTCATCCACTTTAACAAGACGGATGCTCGGTTAGCAAATAATGGCATCAGTACCGAGCTTCAACTAGTTAGGTGCCGTGTTAATTTTCATGCATTGAAGTTTACCCCTCAGATTGAAGCATTGGGAAATAAACTGGTACAGAAACTTGGATCGAAGGGATCATTTGTGGCGTTGCATTTACGATATGAGATGGACATGCTGGCATTTTCTGGTTGCAATCATGGTCTTAATCCTGAAGAAGCCGAGGAGCTCAAAAGAATGAG ATATGCTTATCCATGGTGGAGAGAAAAAGAAATTGATTCAAAAGCCAAGAGATCAGAAGGACTATGCCCACTTACGCCTGAGGAGACATCACTTGTTTTGAAAGCGCTGGGTTTTCAAAAGGATACTCTTGTGTACATTGCTGCTGGTGAAATTTATGGGGGAGAAAAAAGATTGGAACCATTACGGGCTGCTTTTCCGAAACTC GTAAGAAAAGAGATGCTACTTGATTCAGAAGCTCTGCGCCAGTTTCAAAATCATTCTTCTCAGATGGCTGCTCTCGATTTCATTGTATCTACCTCTAGTGACGTTTTCCTTCCTACTTACGATGGTAACATGGCGAAACTTGTTGAAGGCCACAGAAG GTTCCTGGGTTTCCGAAGAAGTGTGTTGTTAGACCGACGGAAACTAGTTGAACTTATAGATTTGTACAACAGCAAGACAATTTCTTGGGAGAATTTTACATCTTCTGTCCAGGAAGTTGATAGAGGTCGTGTAGTCCAACCATCCTGTCGGCGGAAACTTGAAAACAAGCCGAAAGAGGAGGATTACTTCTACGCTAACCCCCATGAGTGCCTAGCCAATTCAAGCCAGTGCAGTGGAACTAAGGATATAGTTACTGTAAGGTGA